One Actinopolymorpha sp. NPDC004070 genomic window carries:
- a CDS encoding MASE1 domain-containing protein encodes MAKGQPSRRRHVETVLAIVVTTAAYLLAAQPGLLKELGEPGMASLVWPASGVALAAILIFGLKAWPGVALGAFAATWAAFNRPPLVALGIAVEATVGAVLAYVLLRRAGFKNDLGRVRDAVALVVCGAGVGMVTDAAIRSGVLVLAGIAPAREYGALMLHSWLGSGLGVLVVTPFLLVLRRISLRRTPLDVWRLVEAVGLFVCTLGVSWWVIAGGKSGNELFLVFPLLIWAAWRFQLEGAAPCVVVVSFVTVSATVRGLGPFSGTDPQTALIHAQTFVAATTLATLFLAVAVTERNDARDELDRTARELVRAVNILGERLRPDKASSAERVQATPQPLNPRIRQRPYSTDDDTRAVRTERIQGPPDD; translated from the coding sequence ATGGCGAAGGGCCAGCCCTCTCGTCGTCGCCATGTGGAGACCGTGTTGGCGATCGTTGTGACCACGGCGGCCTATCTGCTGGCGGCGCAGCCCGGTCTGCTCAAAGAGCTCGGCGAGCCGGGCATGGCGAGTCTGGTCTGGCCAGCAAGCGGAGTTGCCCTGGCGGCAATTCTGATCTTCGGGCTGAAGGCGTGGCCCGGAGTCGCATTGGGGGCGTTCGCGGCTACCTGGGCGGCATTCAACCGGCCGCCCCTGGTCGCGCTGGGAATAGCGGTCGAGGCCACGGTTGGGGCCGTGCTTGCGTACGTTCTGCTACGTCGGGCGGGGTTTAAGAACGATCTTGGCCGGGTGCGAGACGCAGTGGCATTGGTGGTGTGTGGCGCGGGGGTCGGCATGGTGACCGACGCGGCCATCCGCAGCGGCGTCCTGGTGCTGGCCGGCATCGCGCCGGCCCGTGAGTACGGCGCGCTGATGCTTCATAGTTGGCTCGGGTCCGGACTCGGAGTCTTGGTTGTCACGCCGTTCCTACTCGTGCTCCGCAGAATCTCGCTGCGTCGGACCCCTCTTGACGTGTGGCGCCTGGTGGAGGCCGTCGGGCTGTTTGTGTGCACGCTGGGGGTGAGTTGGTGGGTGATCGCGGGAGGCAAAAGCGGGAATGAGCTGTTCCTTGTCTTCCCGCTTCTGATCTGGGCGGCGTGGAGGTTCCAGCTTGAGGGCGCCGCACCCTGTGTCGTGGTTGTTTCTTTTGTCACCGTGTCCGCGACGGTGAGGGGTCTTGGTCCGTTCAGCGGGACCGACCCACAAACGGCTCTCATCCATGCCCAGACGTTCGTCGCCGCAACAACCCTTGCCACCCTCTTCCTCGCCGTCGCGGTGACTGAACGCAACGATGCCCGCGACGAGTTGGACCGAACCGCTCGCGAGCTCGTGAGAGCAGTGAATATCCTCGGCGAGCGCCTCCGACCAGACAAGGCCTCCAGCGCCGAGCGGGTTCAAGCCACGCCGCAACCCCTCAATCCGCGCATTCGCCAACGCCCCTACTCCACCGACGATGACACCCGCGCCGTCCGCACCGAACGTATCCAGGGCCCGCCGGATGACTGA
- a CDS encoding sulfotransferase: MGEVVHLWQRMVIDGEACGCGEPFLSCKFWQAVGCEAFGGWSPGRAAEALQLKESVDRLRFLPRLLSRELPAELASRVERYTGLYDRLYSATARVSGSDVVVDGSKHASLAGCLRHRYGEDLRVVHVVRDPRAVAYSWGKQSPRPMATVASKEHEMARYSPGRAAVQWNAENVALIALARRGVPTLRVKYEDFATQPWETLAQISKFADLPGDLPMGPDRSAALSPTHAVSGHPQLWTMDHLTIREDTSWQTDLRYRDRTLVSLITAPTRRRLGY, encoded by the coding sequence GTGGGTGAGGTGGTCCACCTCTGGCAGCGGATGGTGATCGACGGAGAGGCCTGCGGGTGCGGAGAACCATTCCTGAGTTGTAAGTTCTGGCAGGCCGTCGGCTGTGAAGCGTTCGGTGGCTGGTCCCCTGGCCGGGCAGCAGAGGCGTTACAGCTGAAAGAGTCAGTTGACCGTCTTCGTTTCCTTCCACGACTGCTATCGCGCGAGCTGCCTGCGGAGCTGGCATCGCGGGTGGAGCGGTACACAGGGCTCTATGACCGCCTCTACTCGGCGACAGCCCGGGTGAGCGGAAGTGACGTCGTTGTGGACGGCAGCAAGCACGCCTCCCTGGCCGGCTGCCTACGCCACCGCTACGGCGAGGACCTCCGGGTGGTGCACGTCGTCCGTGACCCCCGTGCCGTCGCATATTCGTGGGGCAAACAATCTCCCCGCCCGATGGCCACCGTAGCGAGCAAGGAACACGAGATGGCCCGCTACTCACCAGGCCGCGCGGCCGTTCAGTGGAACGCAGAAAATGTAGCTCTGATAGCCCTGGCTCGCCGCGGTGTGCCAACCCTCCGCGTAAAATACGAAGACTTCGCGACTCAACCGTGGGAGACCCTCGCCCAGATCTCCAAGTTCGCGGACCTACCTGGCGACCTTCCGATGGGCCCGGATCGTAGTGCTGCGCTCTCCCCGACCCATGCGGTCTCTGGCCATCCGCAACTGTGGACCATGGACCATCTGACCATACGTGAGGACACTTCCTGGCAGACGGATCTTCGCTACCGTGACCGCACCCTCGTATCGCTGATAACCGCTCCGACCCGCCGAAGGCTCGGCTACTGA
- a CDS encoding LysE family translocator: protein MDLVASLPTFIVAVVLISASPGPAMALILRRAALRGFSGAVPTVLGLEAGLYLWALVAAAGVAALVAASEIAFIVLRVIGAGFLLYLGVKTLRGVLRSRKTGAAPELDIELPASATRGWSKAVGEGAVVMLANPKAAAFMIAFYPQFVPSDRPLFATTALLALLQVVIEIALYLTLAAAVGRAGAWFRRPVVRRRMEAATGTVLIGLGLRVAAESR from the coding sequence GTGGATCTCGTCGCTTCTCTTCCCACCTTCATTGTCGCCGTCGTACTGATCTCGGCCTCACCAGGCCCAGCGATGGCGCTGATTCTGCGTCGTGCCGCCTTGCGGGGATTTTCTGGCGCGGTGCCGACCGTGCTGGGCCTGGAAGCCGGACTCTACCTGTGGGCATTGGTCGCGGCAGCCGGCGTAGCCGCCTTGGTTGCCGCTTCCGAGATCGCCTTCATTGTCCTCCGCGTTATCGGTGCGGGCTTCCTCTTGTATCTCGGCGTGAAGACGTTGCGAGGCGTGCTGCGCAGCCGAAAGACCGGGGCGGCACCGGAACTCGACATTGAACTGCCGGCAAGCGCGACACGAGGGTGGTCGAAGGCCGTCGGAGAGGGCGCGGTGGTGATGCTGGCGAACCCGAAGGCCGCTGCGTTCATGATTGCTTTCTATCCCCAGTTCGTACCGTCCGACCGACCGCTCTTCGCCACGACCGCCCTCCTTGCCCTCCTGCAGGTCGTGATCGAGATCGCCTTGTATCTCACGCTGGCAGCGGCAGTAGGTCGTGCCGGTGCGTGGTTCCGTCGACCAGTCGTACGCCGTCGAATGGAAGCCGCTACCGGTACGGTCCTCATTGGCCTTGGCTTACGGGTAGCTGCAGAAAGTCGATGA
- a CDS encoding CapA family protein, producing the protein MAPKNEAKNNATFTLAFAGDIRWESVLRQRLDDPKSALEPIRSELAAADLTVVNLETAITTRGEPEDKDFTFRAPPAAFEALAAAGVDVASMGNNHGVDFGPDGLSDTLAAIDDAPLAVVGIGRDAAQAFGPHVVRIKGTSVAVIGATQVNDPTSRNFPAGEGRAGVASAVDPQRLVAAVRQARRTSDVVVVYLHWGEELNQCPTSKQEDLARRLADAGADVVIGAHAHMLLGAGWLGRTYVGYGLGNFVWPNQTTTTTSTTGVLTLTMKGRRVTAARWSPAMIRSNGLPHFAGGDKAEEMRKDFAGLRSCTDLAAAPASPE; encoded by the coding sequence GTGGCACCGAAAAACGAGGCGAAGAACAACGCGACGTTCACGCTCGCCTTCGCGGGCGACATTCGGTGGGAGAGCGTGCTGCGCCAGCGTCTCGACGATCCCAAGAGCGCCTTGGAGCCAATTCGGTCCGAGCTCGCCGCCGCTGACCTCACCGTCGTGAACCTCGAGACAGCCATCACGACGCGCGGTGAACCCGAGGACAAGGACTTCACCTTCCGCGCGCCACCAGCTGCGTTCGAGGCGCTCGCGGCGGCCGGAGTCGACGTGGCGAGCATGGGCAACAACCACGGCGTCGACTTCGGGCCGGACGGGCTTTCGGACACGCTCGCGGCGATCGACGACGCTCCGCTCGCGGTCGTCGGTATCGGCCGGGACGCCGCGCAGGCGTTCGGGCCGCACGTGGTGAGGATCAAGGGAACGTCGGTGGCGGTGATCGGTGCCACCCAGGTCAACGATCCGACGTCACGCAACTTCCCCGCCGGTGAGGGCCGGGCCGGTGTCGCGTCCGCGGTGGACCCGCAGCGGCTGGTCGCCGCGGTCAGGCAGGCCCGACGCACCAGCGACGTCGTGGTCGTCTACCTGCACTGGGGCGAGGAGCTGAACCAGTGTCCTACCAGCAAGCAGGAGGACCTCGCCCGCAGGCTCGCCGACGCCGGCGCCGACGTCGTGATCGGCGCCCACGCGCACATGTTGCTCGGCGCGGGGTGGCTGGGCCGGACCTACGTCGGCTACGGCCTGGGCAACTTCGTGTGGCCGAACCAGACCACGACGACTACGTCGACCACCGGCGTGCTCACTTTGACCATGAAGGGGCGTAGGGTGACGGCCGCACGTTGGTCACCGGCCATGATCCGTTCGAACGGGCTGCCGCACTTCGCTGGCGGCGACAAGGCGGAGGAGATGCGGAAGGACTTCGCCGGCCTTCGCTCCTGCACCGACCTGGCGGCCGCGCCCGCATCTCCGGAGTGA
- a CDS encoding signal peptidase II — translation MMVPVAAAFLAAGAAAVCVDQLSKVVAGRLLAGHGLRLVAWRCGLRWVLNHRGGVVALPVRWAVLVWSAALACAGLLVVGQWSSLGIGGAVGLGLVVGGAAGNLVDRLLRGAVVDFIALRAWPTFNLADAAMVAGAVVLAGGLA, via the coding sequence ATGATGGTTCCGGTTGCCGCGGCGTTCCTTGCGGCGGGAGCCGCGGCTGTCTGCGTGGACCAGCTCTCGAAGGTGGTTGCGGGACGGCTGCTCGCTGGTCACGGCTTGCGCCTGGTTGCTTGGCGGTGTGGCTTGAGGTGGGTGCTCAATCACCGGGGTGGTGTGGTCGCGCTGCCTGTCCGGTGGGCGGTCTTGGTTTGGTCTGCTGCGCTCGCGTGCGCGGGGCTGCTGGTGGTGGGGCAATGGTCTTCGCTGGGGATTGGCGGGGCCGTCGGTCTGGGTCTGGTCGTGGGTGGTGCGGCCGGCAACCTCGTTGATCGGCTACTGCGCGGCGCGGTCGTGGACTTCATCGCGCTGCGGGCTTGGCCGACCTTCAACCTCGCGGATGCCGCTATGGTCGCCGGCGCAGTCGTGCTGGCGGGGGGCCTCGCATGA
- a CDS encoding TlpA disulfide reductase family protein encodes MASVTGEYDVATEVSIGLVNCVLAAIHENENRAYPRLCHSLTASVDDAYRGAADPIPESERTGIRTTVEVQLSTPTVSLPVDALADTLWSRSRQPVRTAARGGPLGPWGRPTCWPSISARLRLRAWLRDTPAELPEFVHGDLYLTAGLVRTVLWQWHPLPPRRRTFLGLDHSAGPEVRFEPAAGATLTDQQRVLVERIVRNAFRGDSEPVSVELQLPPEVHRFDYKLQPTGARPSAMLLFTLSDSPPGPQGPGSVGARFLPGGADFAVAVGRDYLLGLLRRELLGGLPPEYERSGTFWRVSLRPDWNGATFDLQPGRILFSISGDGRITYGVAPLSTTDDFSFTVRLAVTLQVVGGQVRPALVGDPEIELHGVFAFESLINDAARNAIKAGLQARLDPVPADLRDALDVGRYLKTMMSTLHPADPGVALTGVQIRADGVVVAGTVALAPSRPVTVRRADLNGRADALESWIPGGTIDRFVWDGHLEEHRFVTENPIAAIQGCLSVQGTRVTRGGGLVPVAAEDCPLVVALLPVLTGLPTPAVPCRRLLLPLLAGGPGEGVEVVGHYDPWASGLAPRQGPTNLLVHFAERPWAEAARTIAEALAATRHRDAALIVLGVLGPGELPRAATVALKGDATVLLAEDSTGSWADTFGTPKRPTTVLVGPNGAVRWKDQEALDPAKLARALDEHLEPGGKVAWWPLRLAVPTGGRAPDAPLRLGDGRQLALRRLRGGSVVLSFWTSCSEPSVEQLRQLRDALETGRVDRPHIFGIGDGEDPQQVSRLAEREQLPFPLIADPERSIARRYGVSCWPTTVQIGLDRSVEATDLGLVPGVSLCERQTLGDMGHLTNNVIL; translated from the coding sequence GTGGCCAGTGTCACGGGCGAGTACGACGTCGCCACCGAGGTGAGCATCGGGCTGGTCAACTGCGTCTTGGCGGCGATTCACGAGAATGAGAACAGGGCCTACCCGCGGTTGTGCCACAGTCTGACCGCCAGCGTTGACGACGCCTACCGCGGAGCCGCAGATCCGATTCCGGAGTCCGAACGGACCGGTATCCGCACGACCGTCGAGGTCCAACTGTCCACCCCAACCGTCTCACTGCCGGTGGACGCATTAGCCGACACGCTCTGGTCGCGCAGCCGGCAGCCGGTCAGGACGGCCGCCCGGGGCGGTCCGCTCGGTCCCTGGGGGCGGCCGACCTGCTGGCCGAGTATCAGCGCCCGTCTCCGGCTAAGGGCCTGGTTGCGCGATACGCCAGCGGAGCTGCCGGAGTTCGTCCACGGCGATCTGTATCTGACGGCCGGGCTCGTGCGGACCGTCTTGTGGCAATGGCATCCGCTCCCCCCGCGTAGAAGGACATTCCTGGGTCTCGACCACAGCGCCGGACCTGAGGTCCGGTTCGAGCCGGCGGCGGGAGCCACGCTCACCGATCAGCAGCGCGTCCTGGTGGAGCGGATCGTGCGCAACGCCTTCCGGGGCGACAGCGAGCCTGTCAGCGTCGAGCTGCAGCTTCCGCCGGAGGTCCATCGGTTCGACTACAAGCTTCAGCCAACGGGCGCGCGCCCATCGGCGATGCTTCTGTTCACCCTCAGCGACAGCCCTCCGGGCCCGCAGGGCCCGGGCAGTGTCGGCGCGCGGTTCCTCCCTGGCGGGGCCGACTTTGCGGTCGCCGTCGGACGGGACTACCTGCTGGGCCTGCTTCGCCGCGAGCTGCTCGGCGGCCTCCCACCCGAGTACGAGCGCTCGGGGACCTTCTGGCGCGTGAGTCTCCGCCCGGACTGGAACGGCGCCACATTCGACCTGCAACCCGGGCGGATCCTTTTCTCGATCAGCGGCGACGGCCGCATCACCTATGGCGTCGCGCCGCTTTCCACAACCGACGACTTCAGCTTCACGGTTCGGCTGGCAGTGACGCTGCAGGTCGTCGGCGGGCAGGTGCGGCCCGCGCTCGTCGGAGATCCGGAGATCGAGCTGCACGGGGTGTTCGCCTTCGAGTCGCTGATCAATGACGCCGCCCGCAACGCGATCAAGGCGGGCTTGCAGGCCAGGCTGGATCCCGTTCCGGCAGATCTGCGCGACGCGCTCGACGTCGGGCGGTATCTCAAGACGATGATGAGCACTCTGCACCCGGCTGACCCCGGTGTCGCGCTGACCGGGGTGCAGATCCGCGCCGACGGGGTCGTCGTCGCGGGAACCGTCGCATTGGCACCGTCCCGCCCCGTGACGGTGCGACGGGCGGACCTGAACGGCCGTGCCGACGCGCTCGAGAGCTGGATCCCGGGCGGGACGATCGACCGGTTCGTGTGGGACGGTCACCTCGAGGAGCACAGGTTCGTGACCGAGAATCCGATCGCGGCGATCCAAGGATGCCTGTCGGTCCAGGGCACCAGAGTCACCCGCGGAGGCGGCCTCGTGCCGGTGGCAGCCGAGGATTGCCCCCTTGTCGTCGCCCTCCTCCCCGTTCTGACGGGGCTGCCGACCCCTGCCGTGCCATGTCGCAGGCTTCTGCTTCCGCTGCTGGCGGGCGGGCCGGGGGAAGGGGTCGAGGTCGTCGGACACTACGACCCCTGGGCGTCCGGTCTCGCGCCGCGCCAGGGGCCCACCAACCTGCTCGTGCACTTCGCCGAACGACCCTGGGCCGAGGCAGCGCGGACCATCGCGGAAGCGCTGGCCGCCACCCGACACCGCGACGCCGCGCTCATCGTGCTCGGCGTGCTCGGGCCGGGAGAACTCCCACGCGCCGCAACGGTAGCCCTGAAGGGGGACGCGACCGTGCTGCTCGCCGAGGACTCCACGGGCAGCTGGGCCGACACGTTCGGGACCCCGAAGCGCCCGACTACCGTGCTTGTCGGCCCCAACGGCGCGGTTCGGTGGAAGGACCAGGAGGCGCTCGATCCCGCGAAGCTCGCCAGGGCGCTCGATGAACACCTCGAGCCCGGCGGCAAAGTCGCCTGGTGGCCCCTGCGCCTGGCGGTGCCGACAGGCGGGCGGGCGCCCGACGCTCCCCTCCGGCTCGGCGACGGCAGACAGCTGGCGCTCCGCAGGCTGCGCGGCGGATCGGTGGTGCTCAGCTTCTGGACGTCGTGTTCTGAACCGAGCGTCGAACAGCTCCGGCAGCTGCGTGATGCGCTCGAGACGGGTCGGGTGGACCGGCCTCACATTTTCGGGATCGGGGACGGAGAGGACCCGCAGCAAGTCTCCCGGCTCGCCGAGCGTGAGCAGCTTCCCTTCCCACTCATCGCCGACCCCGAGCGGAGCATCGCCCGCCGCTACGGCGTCTCATGCTGGCCGACCACCGTGCAGATCGGTCTCGACCGCAGCGTTGAGGCGACCGACCTCGGACTGGTCCCGGGCGTGAGTCTGTGTGAGCGCCAGACGCTGGGCGACATGGGACACCTCACCAACAACGTAATCCTGTGA